A genomic window from Pecten maximus chromosome 4, xPecMax1.1, whole genome shotgun sequence includes:
- the LOC117326502 gene encoding uncharacterized protein K02A2.6-like produces the protein MPSRPEPMRRTEFPSGPWQHIAVGYLGLPSGDYMLVFVDYYSRWVEVVTTKSTTSEKTIKMFKGVFYTHGNPISVTTDNGPQFRSELFKDYLKQNGIEHHCTTPLWLQANGDVERQNRSLMKRIRIAQTG, from the coding sequence ATGCCGTCGAGACCAGAACCCATGCGTCGTACAGAATTTCCATCTGGTCCCTGGCAACATATTGCTGTAGGTTATCTTGGATTACCTTCAGGTGACTACATGTTGGTGTTTGTAGATTATTATTCGCGCTGGGTTGAAGTGGTTACAACAAAATCCACGACGTCTGAGAAAACGATCAAGATGTTTAAGGGAGTATTCTACACTCATGGGAATCCAATAAGTGTTACAACTGACAACGGACCACAGTTTAGGAGTGAACTTTTCAAGGATTACCTTAAACAGAATGGTATCGAGCATCATTGTACAACTCCCCTTTGGCTACAAGCCAACGGAGATGTTGAGCGTCAGAACAGGTCATTGATGAAAAGAATTAGGATTGCTCAGACAGGGTAA
- the LOC117326501 gene encoding uncharacterized protein LOC117326501, which yields MAQRAAKSMEMGGDGKGDINKVKAKVIPRNQSKIKVNNQNKTPGKKLYVYGSTTSLILMGSFKAEIKLLAEQTCKQTQAEFFVLEEKGKSLLSMNTAIELGILRLEPEQPDTVHNVENLRQRYPKLFTGHELKKVLASTETLGYFKIGAKTQIIADSSPVGLGAVLVPEDEPNERRIISYASRSLTAVERRYSQTENEALALVWARERFHMYIYGIKFKLVTDHKPLQYIFSDKSRPCARVERWVLRLQPYTYTVKHISGVKNIADSLSRLLVKEEVKQLRRDKTEYVKFTVDSSIPTATKTEEIEEESHKDADLQNIRECLLSGKWEKLHNTNYLLIKDELCCVRNIVLRGTRLVMPTSLRGRILELGHEGHPGIVLMKQRPSENQSMGAQNGQRS from the exons ATGGCACAGAGGGCAGCTAAGTCAATGGAAATGGGAGGAGATGGCAAAGGTGACATTAACAAAGTGAAAGCGAAAGTCATTCCAAGAAACCAG AGCAAAATAAAAGTGAACAATCAAAACAAGACACCAGGGAAGAAACTGTATGTTTATGGTAGTACCACATCACTCATCTTAATGGGAAGTTTCAAGGCAGAAATAAAACTGTTAGCTGAACAgacatgtaaacaaacacagGCTGAATTTTTTGTCTTGGAGGAAAAGGGAAAATCACTGTTAAGTATGAATACTGCTATTGAGTTAGGAATTTTAAGGTTAGAACCTGAACAACCAGATACTGTGCATAATGTGGAGAATTTGAGACAAAGGTACCCAAAACTGTTCACAGGACATG AACTCAAGAAGGTACTGGCGAGTACAGAAACTCTAGGATATTTCAAAATTGGAGCAAAAACTCAAATCATCGCTGATTCGAGTCCAGTAGGTCTAGGGGCAGTGCTTGTTCCGGAAGATGAACCCAACGAAAGGCGCATAATTTCATACGCAAGTCGGAGTCTCACTGCTGTGGAACGACGGTATTCCCAAACGGAAAATGAAGCACTCGCGCTTGTGTGGGCACGTGAACGCTTccacatgtatatttatggtATCAAATTTAAATTGGTCACCGACCACAAACCATTACAGTATATCTTCTCTGACAAATCTAGGCCGTGTGCTCGTGTAGAGAGATGGGTTTTAAGATTACAACCATATACATATACCGTGAAACACATATCTGGTGTTAAAAACATCGCTGATTCTTTATCAAGATTACTTGTGAAGGAGGAGGTGAAACAACTCCGTCGAGACAAAACAGAGTATGTGAAGTTTACTGTTGATTCGAGCATTCCCACTGCTACGAAGACAGAGGAAATCGAGGAGGAATCCCACAAGGATGCTGATCTACAAAACATTCGTGAGTGTTTGTTAAGTGGTAAATGGGAAAAGTTACACAATACGAATTATCTGCTGATAAAAGATGAGTTGTGTTGTGTAAGAAATATTGTGCTACGCGGTACAAGATTAGTGATGCCGACATCACTACGCGGTAGAATCCTGGAGCTAGGGCATGAGGGACACCCTGGAATAGTCCTTATGAAACAACGTCCGTCTGAGAACCAAAGTATGGGGGCCCAAAATGGACAACGAAGTTGA